From one Eucalyptus grandis isolate ANBG69807.140 chromosome 9, ASM1654582v1, whole genome shotgun sequence genomic stretch:
- the LOC104430047 gene encoding AAA-ATPase At3g50940, giving the protein MESTSSSESNLATAKAVLSAAASVTATVMLARSITQDLLPEDLRYYFSSALQGFLARFSSQLTLVIKEYDGLVSNQIYDAAQTYLSAKTSPTTRRLRVAKPEGEDNLNVSMEPWEEIVDMFDGVKLRWVMASRRVETSVGANQGWWMMEGPVAMESETRYFELSFHKRHKDMVMGTYLPHVVEEAKLMKQEKKTLKLFTPCWENIYHDSLSDAWTPVNLDHPATFETLAMEAGTKEFIMEDLMRFVKRREFYRKVGKAWKRGYLLYGPPGTGKSSLIAAMANYLKFDIYDLELTELTRNSELRKLLVATANRSILVVEDIDCTIEFHDRMAEARAAYPAPQGKQGNQVTLSGFLNFIDGLWSSCGDERIIVFTTNHKEKLDPALLRPGRMDVHVHMSYCTPCGFRLLASNYLGIKVHVLFEEIEDLVCTAEVTPAEVAEQLMKSEKPEDALRDVIEFMKEKIKENEELKAKKAEQELLAEKEEKVEVREVPNINVEEDKYADDEEN; this is encoded by the exons ATGGAGTCAACTTCATCCTCCGAGTCCAATCTCGCCACGGCCAAGGCGGTGCTCTCGGCCGCCGCATCCGTCACGGCCACCGTGATGCTCGCTCGCTCCATCACCCAGGACCTGCTCCCCGAAGACCTCAGGTACTACTTCTCCTCCGCCCTCCAGGGCTTCCTCGCCCGCTTCTCCTCCCAGCTCACCCTCGTCATCAAGGAGTACGACGGTCTGGTCAGCAACCAGATCTACGATGCCGCACAGACCTACCTGTCCGCCAAGACCTCCCCCACCACACGCCGTCTGCGGGTCGCAAAGCCCGAAGGCGAGGACAACCTCAACGTTTCGATGGAGCCGTGGGAAGAGATCGTTGACATGTTCGACGGCGTCAAGCTCAGGTGGGTCATGGCCTCGAGGAGGGTCGAGACTAGTGTCGGAGCCAACCAAGGGTGGTGGATGATGGAGGGCCCGGTTGCCATGGAGTCCGAAACCCGGTACTTCGAGCTCAGCTTCCACAAGAGGCACAAGGACATGGTCATGGGCACGTACCTGCCCCACGTGGTGGAGGAGGCCAAGTTGATGAAGCAGGAAAAGAAGACGCTGAAGCTGTTCACGCCGTGCTGGGAGAACATTTATCACGACAGCCTCTCCGATGCGTGGACCCCGGTTAACCTCGACCACCCTGCGACGTTCGAGACGCTCGCAATGGAGGCGGGGACCAAGGAGTTCATCATGGAGGACTTGATGAGGTTCGTCAAGAGGAGAGAGTTCTACAGGAAAGTAGGCAAGGCGTGGAAGAGGGGGTACTTGCTGTACGGACCGCCAGGGACGGGGAAGTCGAGCCTGATTGCGGCAATGGCGAATTACTTGAAGTTCGATATTTACGACCTCGAGCTGACGGAGCTGACCCGGAACTCGGAGCTGAGGAAGCTGCTGGTGGCAACGGCGAACCGGTCGATCTTGGTGGTGGAGGACATTGACTGCACCATCGAGTTCCACGACCGCATGGCTGAGGCCCGGGCGGCGTACCCCGCACCCCAAGGCAAGCAGGGGAACCAG GTCACATTGTCAGGCTTCCTCAATTTCATCGACGGACTCTGGTCGAGTTGTGGTGATGAGAGGATTATAGTATTCACCACGAATCACAAAGAAAAGCTTGACCCGGCACTTCTTCGGCCGGGCCGTATGGACGTCCATGTTCACATGTCTTATTGCACCCCATGTGGGTTTAGACTCTTGGCTTCAAATTACCTCGGGATCAAGGTTCACGTACTCTTTGAAGAGATCGAAGACTTGGTCTGCACCGCCGAGGTAACTCCAGCTGAAGTCGCAGAGCAGCTGATGAAGAGCGAGAAGCCCGAAGATGCATTGAGGGACGTGATTGAGTTCATGAAGgagaaaatcaaggaaaatgagGAGCTCAAAGCCAAGAAGGCTGAGCAAGAATTGTTAgcagagaaagaggaaaaagtggaGGTGCGAGAGGTTCCAAATATTAATGTGGAGGAGGACAAATATGCagatgatgaggaaaattaa